The proteins below are encoded in one region of Aquisphaera giovannonii:
- a CDS encoding WD40 repeat domain-containing protein yields MSGRSSTKLEPEQAWTVLTESPLKGLAFAYEAGRILAWDEGSQLYLLNAQGETLCMSRAPQQIVAGAVSAEGSLIALVGEGGDGSLVLLNADFEIEVERPAPFEATFLAIDPHGRFVAVGSRGGAVSFLNRYGGPAGRLETIQPVAHLAFVPDRPFLVGAAAFGMLAGVELNDARGPGRLDPEIAWQDRLLSNVGRLAVSGDGSMVLASCFTHGIQRFDLRGRNEGSYHLGGTVSHAVPDFPGRTIAAATLEGEIAIMNSAGNVRWRDRLARPPIALEIDPLGRYVIYGHSTGEIVRLDLFGAGPGSGKGRTGSAAGDGGRRAGGGTTAPRTATGSVRRPDWTTRAVSSEEQAETAVMAITEDPPCVAMFTSPHRLELFSATGEKLGRGPEVTGVGRILRTAPGWLAAATDRSIALMDLRRSTQRRVDVSLVELTHLVIRPDSFGLATVQERDRVGRLTPSGRWIWKQELRSPVEDLAIGPEGFAALTTNEGELLIFDPAGESSVGARFDPADPPLLIEAPDASQSGVVWISLCRRSQTLSGHELRGRVVWTRNLAWEGWSLSRSGPFAFAAAADGRVQAFDRTGTVAAEGAASGTANEAFTIDERNVPLRIIRKGVHLICMTLDGRVRWRAVGEETLGPFTAGTAGVAALFGQSLAWFATGKEPAQR; encoded by the coding sequence ATGAGCGGTCGGAGCTCGACGAAGCTGGAGCCGGAGCAGGCGTGGACGGTCCTCACGGAGTCGCCGCTGAAAGGGCTCGCGTTCGCCTACGAGGCCGGTCGCATCCTGGCCTGGGATGAGGGGAGCCAACTCTACCTGCTGAACGCGCAGGGGGAGACGCTCTGCATGTCGCGCGCCCCGCAGCAAATCGTCGCCGGGGCGGTGAGCGCCGAGGGGTCGTTGATCGCCCTGGTCGGGGAAGGCGGGGACGGGAGCCTCGTGCTGCTGAACGCGGACTTCGAGATCGAGGTCGAGCGGCCCGCACCCTTCGAGGCGACGTTCCTCGCGATCGACCCGCACGGACGCTTCGTGGCGGTCGGCTCGCGGGGCGGGGCGGTGAGCTTCCTCAATCGGTATGGCGGCCCGGCGGGCAGGCTGGAGACGATCCAGCCGGTGGCCCACCTGGCCTTCGTCCCCGACCGGCCGTTCCTGGTCGGTGCGGCGGCCTTCGGCATGCTCGCGGGCGTGGAACTCAACGACGCCAGGGGGCCGGGCCGGCTGGATCCGGAGATCGCCTGGCAGGACCGCCTGCTCTCCAACGTCGGCCGGCTCGCCGTGAGCGGCGACGGCTCCATGGTCCTGGCCAGCTGCTTCACGCACGGCATCCAGCGGTTCGACCTCAGGGGGCGGAACGAAGGTTCGTATCACCTCGGGGGCACGGTCTCCCACGCGGTGCCCGACTTCCCCGGCCGGACGATCGCGGCGGCGACGCTCGAGGGCGAGATCGCCATCATGAACTCGGCGGGGAACGTCCGCTGGCGGGATCGCCTCGCCCGCCCGCCCATCGCGCTGGAGATCGACCCGCTGGGGCGATACGTGATCTACGGCCATTCGACGGGCGAGATCGTCCGCCTGGACCTCTTCGGCGCAGGGCCGGGTTCGGGCAAGGGGCGAACGGGGTCGGCCGCCGGGGATGGGGGACGTCGGGCCGGCGGGGGCACGACGGCCCCGAGGACCGCCACGGGCTCCGTCCGTCGCCCGGACTGGACGACGCGTGCGGTTTCCTCCGAGGAGCAGGCCGAGACGGCGGTCATGGCGATCACCGAGGACCCGCCGTGCGTGGCGATGTTCACGAGCCCCCACCGGCTCGAGCTCTTCAGCGCGACGGGCGAGAAGCTGGGCCGGGGCCCCGAAGTGACGGGGGTAGGGCGGATCCTGCGCACGGCGCCGGGATGGCTGGCGGCCGCCACGGATCGGTCCATCGCCTTGATGGACCTGAGGCGTAGCACGCAGCGGCGGGTGGATGTGAGCCTGGTTGAGCTCACGCATCTCGTGATCCGGCCCGACTCATTCGGCCTGGCGACCGTCCAGGAGAGGGATCGAGTCGGGCGGCTGACCCCATCCGGCCGATGGATCTGGAAGCAGGAGCTGAGGTCCCCGGTGGAAGATCTTGCGATCGGCCCGGAGGGCTTCGCGGCACTGACCACGAATGAAGGCGAGCTGTTGATCTTCGACCCGGCCGGCGAATCCTCGGTGGGGGCGAGGTTCGACCCCGCGGATCCGCCCCTCCTGATCGAGGCTCCAGACGCATCCCAGTCCGGCGTGGTCTGGATCTCCCTCTGCCGACGCTCGCAGACGCTCAGCGGCCACGAGCTCCGGGGACGAGTCGTCTGGACACGCAATCTTGCATGGGAAGGTTGGTCCCTGTCCCGATCCGGCCCCTTCGCATTCGCCGCGGCGGCGGACGGGCGGGTCCAGGCGTTCGACCGTACCGGGACCGTCGCCGCGGAGGGGGCAGCGAGCGGGACCGCCAACGAGGCGTTCACGATCGACGAGCGCAACGTCCCGCTGCGGATCATACGGAAGGGGGTCCATTTGATCTGCATGACCCTGGATGGCCGGGTCCGCTGGCGGGCCGTCGGCGAAGAAACCCTGGGCCCATTCACCGCCGGGACGGCGGGCGTGGCGGCCCTCTTCGGCCAGTCGCTCGCCTGGTTCGCGACCGGCAAGGAGCCCGCCCAGCGATGA
- a CDS encoding leucyl aminopeptidase → MKIRLLRDRPTQILSPWVILPVFENSPNPPAGAGDTGLATLVGRLRDRKELTGSLGELTAIHEPAGFAAASALLVGLGPLEKWDAGAAFTAGFAASKRLAGQPRDEVALILPAVATDFPDERISALIEGITAGTRGPGLRKSEPGRYAFGTLNVVPEEGEVAGRLEALESQIRRGEIVGQAVNLARDLVNTPPADKRPEALAARIREVAQEAEVSAEVWDLARIRSERFGGLLGVAAGSSHAPAVVILEYRGAGEGPHIALVGKGVTFDSGGLSLKPSASMEDMKCDMTGAAVVAASVRAAALLKLPVNVTAYMALCENMTGGEAMKLGDVLTMRNGKTVEVLNTDAEGRLILADVLSYASERSPSRIIDLATLTGACMVALGLKVAGLLGNDDRLRDEILAACSATGERAWQLPLDEDVREALKSNVADLKNVGGKWGGAITAAKFLEQFVGDIPWAHLDIAGPAWSDSDSVTRDAGGTGCFVQTLVKFLEGSGS, encoded by the coding sequence ATGAAGATCCGACTCCTCCGCGATCGTCCCACGCAGATCCTCAGCCCCTGGGTGATCCTGCCGGTCTTCGAGAATTCGCCGAATCCCCCCGCGGGCGCCGGTGACACCGGGCTGGCGACGCTGGTCGGCCGGCTCCGCGACCGGAAGGAGCTCACCGGCTCGCTCGGCGAGCTGACGGCCATCCACGAGCCGGCGGGCTTCGCCGCAGCCTCCGCCCTGCTGGTCGGCCTCGGGCCCCTCGAGAAGTGGGACGCGGGGGCGGCGTTCACGGCCGGCTTCGCGGCTTCGAAGCGGCTGGCGGGCCAGCCGCGCGACGAGGTCGCCCTGATCCTGCCGGCCGTCGCGACCGACTTCCCGGACGAGAGGATCTCGGCCCTCATCGAAGGCATCACGGCCGGTACCCGAGGGCCCGGGCTGAGGAAGTCGGAGCCGGGCCGGTACGCGTTCGGCACGCTGAACGTGGTGCCCGAGGAGGGCGAGGTCGCGGGCCGCCTCGAGGCCCTCGAGTCGCAAATCCGCCGCGGAGAGATCGTCGGCCAGGCCGTGAACCTCGCACGCGACCTGGTCAACACCCCCCCGGCCGACAAACGCCCGGAGGCGCTCGCCGCGAGGATTCGCGAGGTCGCCCAGGAGGCGGAGGTCTCGGCCGAGGTCTGGGATCTGGCCCGCATCCGGTCCGAGCGATTCGGGGGGCTTCTCGGCGTGGCCGCGGGGTCGAGCCATGCCCCCGCGGTCGTCATCCTGGAATACCGCGGCGCGGGAGAGGGCCCCCACATCGCCCTGGTCGGCAAGGGCGTGACGTTCGACTCCGGCGGCCTCAGCCTCAAGCCGAGCGCCTCGATGGAGGACATGAAATGCGACATGACGGGGGCCGCCGTCGTCGCGGCGAGCGTCCGCGCCGCGGCGCTGCTCAAGCTGCCCGTCAACGTCACCGCCTACATGGCCCTGTGCGAGAACATGACGGGCGGGGAGGCGATGAAGCTCGGCGACGTCCTGACCATGCGTAACGGCAAGACCGTGGAGGTCCTCAACACCGACGCCGAGGGCCGGCTCATCCTCGCCGACGTCCTCAGCTATGCGTCCGAGCGGTCGCCCTCGCGGATCATCGACCTGGCGACGCTAACCGGGGCCTGCATGGTCGCGCTCGGGCTCAAGGTCGCCGGACTGCTCGGCAATGATGACCGCCTGCGTGACGAGATCCTCGCCGCCTGCTCCGCCACCGGGGAGCGAGCCTGGCAACTCCCGCTGGACGAAGACGTCAGGGAGGCACTCAAGTCGAACGTCGCCGACCTCAAGAACGTGGGCGGGAAGTGGGGCGGCGCCATCACCGCGGCGAAATTTCTCGAGCAATTCGTCGGGGATATCCCCTGGGCCCACCTGGACATCGCGGGGCCGGCCTGGAGCGACTCGGACTCCGTGACCAGGGACGCAGGCGGCACCGGCTGCTTCGTGCAGACGCTCGTGAAATTCCTGGAGGGCTCGGGGAGCTGA
- a CDS encoding PEGA domain-containing protein, which translates to MGNKLRTDRRRAVATILLGLAAASGCVERRYTIRTDPPGATAVVNGQEVGPTPVSQPFTYYGDREITLIQDGYETRTIIQPIKAPWWDNMLTEFFTENLVPFHLRDEREYTYAMAPATSPNAGDLRNRAEQLRGESQAVPAPRRGGILGWLGFP; encoded by the coding sequence ATGGGGAACAAGCTCCGGACAGATCGCCGCCGTGCGGTCGCGACGATCCTCCTCGGCCTGGCCGCGGCGTCGGGATGCGTGGAACGCCGGTACACGATCCGGACGGATCCCCCCGGCGCCACGGCGGTCGTGAACGGGCAGGAGGTCGGCCCGACGCCGGTCTCGCAGCCGTTCACCTACTACGGCGACCGCGAGATCACGCTCATCCAGGATGGCTACGAGACGCGGACGATCATCCAGCCGATCAAGGCCCCCTGGTGGGACAACATGCTGACCGAGTTCTTCACGGAGAACCTCGTCCCGTTCCACCTACGCGACGAGCGTGAATACACCTATGCCATGGCCCCGGCGACGTCGCCCAATGCCGGCGACCTCCGCAACCGGGCCGAGCAGCTCCGCGGCGAGTCCCAGGCGGTGCCCGCCCCCAGGCGAGGGGGCATCCTGGGCTGGCTCGGGTTCCCCTGA
- a CDS encoding carbon-nitrogen hydrolase family protein, with product MKIQAAAIQMRSDILDLDANLQRADALLRSAREQGAELAVFPELFNTGYSLCPDFGPFSESADGPTLSYLRQRSRAWNMVIAGGYVEREGRHLYDSLAVCTPDGGLKVYRKRNLVFWERFRFRPGDSPLVVPTRFGRIGFAICADMIYRRVWEDYRGRIDLAVVSAAWPDFACRQTGRRHWLLGHVGPLSHAIPAKVARDLGVPVVFANQCGETKTTIPVLRATILDRFAGQSSICDGRHGVPVHADREESVLVAPVTIHNQRGLKSWSFTSHSAAAGSSSASARS from the coding sequence ATGAAGATCCAGGCGGCAGCCATCCAGATGCGGAGCGACATCCTCGACCTGGATGCCAACCTGCAGCGAGCCGATGCGCTCTTGCGCTCGGCCAGGGAGCAGGGCGCGGAGCTCGCGGTCTTCCCCGAGCTCTTCAACACGGGGTACAGCCTCTGCCCGGACTTCGGCCCGTTCAGCGAGTCCGCCGACGGGCCGACGCTGTCCTACCTGAGGCAGCGGAGCCGGGCGTGGAATATGGTGATCGCGGGCGGCTACGTGGAGCGGGAGGGGCGGCACCTCTACGACTCGCTCGCGGTGTGCACGCCCGACGGCGGCCTGAAGGTCTACCGCAAGCGGAACCTGGTGTTCTGGGAGCGGTTCCGGTTCCGGCCGGGTGACTCGCCCCTCGTCGTCCCGACTCGGTTCGGCCGGATCGGGTTCGCCATCTGCGCGGACATGATCTATCGCCGCGTGTGGGAAGATTACCGCGGCCGGATCGACCTGGCCGTCGTCTCCGCGGCCTGGCCCGACTTCGCGTGCCGCCAGACGGGGCGGCGGCACTGGCTCCTGGGCCACGTCGGCCCCCTCTCCCACGCGATCCCCGCCAAGGTGGCGCGGGACCTCGGCGTGCCGGTCGTCTTCGCGAATCAGTGCGGCGAGACGAAGACGACCATCCCGGTCCTCCGCGCCACGATCCTCGACCGCTTCGCCGGCCAGAGCAGCATCTGCGACGGCCGCCACGGCGTGCCCGTCCACGCCGACCGCGAGGAATCGGTGCTCGTCGCGCCCGTCACCATTCACAATCAGAGGGGGCTGAAGTCGTGGAGTTTTACGTCCCACTCGGCTGCCGCGGGTTCCTCTTCCGCCTCGGCACGTTCGTGA
- the asnB gene encoding asparagine synthase (glutamine-hydrolyzing) has protein sequence MCGIAGAIDLTGNRTFPADRLLAMTAAIAHRGPDDEQVHVEPGVALGARRLSIIDLAGGRQPIANEDGSVWVAFNGELFEYPELRQELLARGHRLATRCDTEAWVHLYEDHREGMFEKARGQFAVSLWDRANRTLILGRDRVGICPLYYAEADGWLLWGSEVKAILASGLVPARPDVRGIDHLFTFFCAGTTRTFFEGITSIPPGHYLRIRGGRVERRLYWDFDFPDAGQERRMADPAPLVGELEGLLQQAVERRLRSDVPVVTYISGGLDSTVILGLCSRHRGEPIPAFTIGFDGAGPDERAHSEEAARILGSPLTTVTMDRAGIGATFPELVRAAEGPVLDTSCAALLRLAQAVHQQGYKVVLTGEGADEALAGYVWYKTQKLRDAAYGTIGRAIPRAVRNLAAWTVAGRRMVIPPEQAIGGVRPAQQDMYEMISQSKPILYSSSMWQRLGDHNPYDDLDISAAERMGRWHPLNQSLYVGYKVMLAGLLMISKGDRIAMNASVESRYPYLDDDVIAFASGISPEYKLHGLTEKWILRQVAGRILPKAIANRPKTMFRASLAQTFLGPQRPAWVDQLLSPESLRATGYFDVDSVLAQRKLQSRLPRITPARFIFDVALTCVASTQLWHHIFCGGGLCDLPPWEPPRREPVATGEVAAESV, from the coding sequence ATGTGCGGCATCGCCGGCGCCATCGACCTGACCGGGAACCGGACCTTCCCCGCCGATCGCCTCCTGGCGATGACGGCGGCCATCGCGCATCGCGGGCCGGATGACGAGCAGGTCCACGTCGAGCCCGGGGTCGCCCTGGGGGCGAGGCGACTCTCCATCATCGACCTCGCCGGCGGGCGACAGCCCATCGCGAACGAGGACGGCTCCGTCTGGGTCGCGTTCAACGGCGAGCTGTTCGAGTATCCCGAGCTGCGCCAGGAGCTGCTCGCCCGGGGGCACAGGCTGGCGACCCGCTGCGACACCGAGGCCTGGGTGCACCTCTACGAGGATCACCGCGAGGGGATGTTCGAGAAGGCCCGCGGCCAGTTCGCGGTCTCGCTCTGGGACCGGGCGAACCGGACCCTGATCCTGGGCCGCGACAGGGTGGGCATCTGCCCGCTCTACTACGCGGAGGCGGACGGCTGGCTCCTCTGGGGCTCGGAGGTGAAGGCCATCCTCGCCTCCGGCCTGGTCCCCGCCAGGCCGGACGTGCGAGGGATCGATCACCTCTTCACGTTCTTCTGCGCGGGGACGACGCGGACCTTCTTCGAGGGCATCACGTCCATCCCGCCCGGGCACTACCTGCGGATCCGAGGCGGCCGGGTCGAGCGGCGGCTCTACTGGGACTTCGACTTCCCCGACGCGGGCCAGGAGCGTCGGATGGCCGACCCGGCCCCGCTCGTCGGGGAGCTCGAAGGGCTCCTCCAGCAGGCCGTCGAGCGCCGGCTGCGGAGCGACGTGCCGGTCGTGACGTACATCAGCGGCGGGCTCGATTCGACGGTCATCCTCGGCCTCTGCAGCCGGCATCGCGGCGAGCCGATCCCGGCGTTCACGATCGGCTTCGACGGAGCCGGGCCGGACGAGCGGGCGCACTCGGAGGAGGCCGCCCGGATCCTGGGCTCGCCCCTGACCACCGTGACGATGGACCGCGCCGGGATCGGCGCGACGTTTCCGGAGCTCGTGCGAGCCGCCGAGGGCCCCGTGCTCGACACGTCCTGCGCCGCACTCCTGCGGCTGGCCCAGGCGGTCCATCAGCAGGGCTACAAGGTCGTCCTCACGGGGGAGGGGGCCGACGAGGCCCTGGCGGGCTACGTCTGGTACAAGACGCAGAAGCTCCGGGACGCGGCGTACGGGACCATCGGCCGCGCGATCCCCCGGGCCGTCCGGAACCTGGCGGCGTGGACGGTCGCCGGCCGCCGGATGGTGATCCCGCCGGAGCAGGCGATCGGCGGGGTCCGCCCCGCGCAGCAGGACATGTACGAGATGATCAGCCAGTCCAAGCCGATCCTCTACTCGTCCTCGATGTGGCAGCGGCTCGGCGACCACAACCCGTACGACGACCTGGATATCTCCGCCGCCGAGCGGATGGGGCGCTGGCACCCGCTGAACCAGTCGCTCTACGTCGGCTACAAGGTCATGCTCGCGGGCCTCCTGATGATCTCGAAGGGCGACCGGATCGCCATGAATGCGTCGGTCGAGTCGCGCTATCCGTACCTCGACGACGACGTCATCGCCTTCGCCTCGGGGATCTCGCCGGAGTACAAGCTGCACGGCCTGACCGAGAAGTGGATCCTCCGCCAGGTCGCCGGCCGGATCCTCCCCAAGGCCATCGCGAACCGCCCCAAGACGATGTTCCGGGCGAGCCTGGCGCAGACCTTCCTCGGCCCCCAGCGGCCCGCCTGGGTGGACCAGCTCCTGAGCCCCGAGTCCCTCCGAGCGACGGGCTATTTCGACGTCGATTCCGTCCTCGCCCAGCGGAAGCTCCAGTCTCGCCTGCCGCGGATCACCCCCGCGCGGTTCATCTTCGACGTGGCGCTCACGTGCGTGGCATCGACCCAGCTCTGGCACCACATCTTCTGCGGCGGGGGCCTGTGTGATCTCCCACCATGGGAGCCGCCGCGACGCGAGCCCGTCGCCACCGGCGAGGTGGCCGCGGAGTCCGTATAG
- a CDS encoding DUF4058 family protein, with protein MPSPFPGMNPWLEQEDSWPDFHTKFLVALNEQLVPSLAGGYYVVLERYIYVHEPERKVQRSRASLVVAHPGEGSGGGREPGVGLLEAPSEIGHTLEETEEVPYLAIRRASVGELVTVLEMLSPSNKQGKDRRQYLDRRNQILASHTHLVEIDLLRGGEPMPDEDRPPCDYSVMVSRREHRPRAGFWPIGLRDRLPEIPIPLRSPDGDARVDLGAALHQVYDRSGYETFLYRGRPSPPLRPADEEWARGLVPPSRA; from the coding sequence ATGCCGTCGCCGTTTCCGGGCATGAATCCGTGGCTGGAGCAGGAAGACTCCTGGCCGGACTTCCATACGAAGTTCCTGGTCGCATTGAACGAGCAACTCGTGCCGTCGCTCGCGGGCGGCTACTACGTCGTCCTGGAGCGGTACATCTACGTCCATGAGCCCGAGAGAAAGGTGCAGAGGTCGCGGGCAAGTCTCGTCGTGGCACATCCGGGTGAAGGATCTGGCGGGGGCAGGGAGCCCGGGGTGGGCCTGCTCGAAGCACCCTCGGAGATCGGGCATACGTTGGAGGAGACCGAGGAGGTACCGTACCTGGCGATCAGGCGAGCCTCTGTCGGAGAGCTCGTCACGGTCCTGGAGATGCTCAGTCCGTCGAATAAACAGGGCAAGGACCGGCGGCAGTATCTCGACCGCCGCAACCAGATCCTCGCCAGCCATACCCACCTCGTGGAGATCGACCTCCTGAGGGGCGGGGAGCCGATGCCCGACGAGGACCGGCCCCCGTGCGATTACTCGGTGATGGTCAGCCGCCGGGAGCACCGGCCGCGGGCCGGATTCTGGCCCATCGGCCTCCGGGACCGCCTGCCCGAGATCCCCATCCCGCTCCGGAGCCCCGACGGGGACGCACGCGTCGATCTCGGCGCGGCGCTTCATCAGGTCTACGATCGCTCCGGCTACGAGACGTTCCTCTATCGGGGCCGTCCGTCGCCTCCGCTGCGGCCCGCGGACGAGGAATGGGCCAGGGGGCTCGTGCCGCCGAGTCGGGCGTAG
- a CDS encoding alkaline phosphatase family protein: protein MVTNESPRNNRPLVLVNAVGLTSRWLGHAPNLRRLAEGGWLRPLEEIVPAVTCSAQATLLTGKLPREHGVVGNGWLFRETGEFRFWQQSNALIQAEPVYTTARRLARERGRDFRAAKLFWWFNQGADVEISVTPKPYYGADGNKVFGITGEPEGLCERLEQSHGKFPFHTFWGPGAGLPCTDWIARAAAGVVEAERPDLTLVYLPHLDYDPQRLGPSGSDMPRLVAELDAACAVLIDATRRVDGSVWVVSEYGHCDVRRAVALNRVLAGRNLLTVRDGPFGQTLDTFRSRAFAVCDHQLAHVYVRRDQPTEPVRDLLLSEPGVARVLAGEERAEVGLDHPRSGELVALSEPDSWFAYPYWSDDDRAPDFARTVDIHRKPGYDPCELFLDPNLAWPKGRIIRRLVRKKLGFRTLFDVIPLDPSLVRGSHGLPAQALGDKPVLIGDGPPPDGDGPLPMTAVHGLLLRTLVPD from the coding sequence ATGGTCACGAACGAGAGCCCCCGGAACAATCGCCCCCTCGTCCTGGTCAACGCGGTGGGGCTGACCTCGCGATGGCTGGGCCACGCCCCGAACCTCCGGCGCCTGGCGGAGGGCGGCTGGTTGCGCCCCCTGGAGGAGATCGTACCGGCCGTGACCTGCTCCGCCCAGGCGACGCTGCTCACCGGGAAACTTCCTCGAGAGCACGGCGTGGTCGGCAACGGTTGGCTCTTCCGCGAGACGGGCGAGTTCCGGTTCTGGCAGCAATCCAATGCCCTGATCCAGGCGGAGCCCGTCTATACCACGGCGCGGCGGCTCGCGCGGGAACGCGGGCGGGACTTCCGGGCCGCGAAGCTCTTCTGGTGGTTCAACCAGGGGGCGGACGTCGAAATCAGCGTCACGCCCAAGCCGTACTACGGCGCCGACGGCAACAAGGTCTTCGGCATCACCGGCGAGCCGGAGGGGCTCTGCGAGCGGCTCGAGCAGTCGCACGGCAAGTTCCCGTTCCATACCTTCTGGGGCCCCGGCGCCGGCCTCCCCTGCACCGACTGGATCGCCCGGGCCGCCGCCGGCGTCGTCGAGGCGGAGCGGCCGGACCTGACGCTCGTCTACCTGCCGCACCTCGACTACGACCCCCAACGCCTCGGCCCTTCGGGATCGGACATGCCCCGCCTCGTCGCCGAGCTGGACGCCGCATGCGCCGTGCTGATCGACGCGACCAGGAGGGTCGACGGCTCGGTCTGGGTCGTCAGCGAGTACGGCCACTGCGACGTCCGGCGGGCCGTCGCCCTCAATCGCGTCCTCGCGGGCCGCAACCTGCTGACCGTTCGGGACGGCCCGTTCGGCCAGACCCTGGACACCTTCCGGTCCAGGGCGTTCGCCGTCTGCGATCACCAGCTCGCCCACGTCTACGTCCGCCGGGACCAGCCGACGGAGCCGGTCCGCGACCTGCTCCTCTCGGAGCCCGGCGTGGCCCGCGTCCTGGCCGGCGAGGAGCGAGCCGAGGTCGGGCTGGATCATCCCCGATCGGGGGAGCTCGTCGCGCTATCGGAGCCGGATTCGTGGTTCGCGTACCCCTACTGGTCGGACGACGACCGGGCCCCGGACTTCGCCCGGACCGTGGACATCCACCGCAAGCCCGGCTACGACCCGTGCGAGCTGTTCCTGGACCCGAACCTTGCCTGGCCGAAGGGCCGCATCATCCGCCGCCTGGTCCGGAAGAAGCTGGGGTTCCGGACCCTCTTCGACGTGATCCCCCTCGATCCGTCGCTCGTCCGAGGCAGCCACGGCCTGCCCGCTCAGGCCCTCGGGGACAAGCCGGTCCTGATCGGCGACGGCCCCCCGCCGGATGGGGACGGGCCGCTGCCGATGACCGCGGTGCATGGGCTGCTCTTGAGGACGCTCGTGCCCGATTGA
- a CDS encoding DUF309 domain-containing protein → MSTRDPSDLPPYAYVPGGPWPHPTASPRGHSWKARREEVPPVVGDDWASSWPYLRGVALFNAGYYWEAHEAWEGLWLVHGRRGPVAGTIQALIKLAAAGVKVRERQPAGVRTHASGAARLFEAARDMAGDHILGLDLRRWAAIARDVAVSPPEDAAPAGEAVSRVFSFRIEPGTAPQEGPRTVFDDAG, encoded by the coding sequence ATGTCCACCCGGGACCCGTCCGACCTGCCGCCGTACGCCTACGTCCCGGGCGGCCCCTGGCCCCACCCCACGGCCTCGCCCCGGGGGCACTCGTGGAAGGCCCGGCGAGAGGAGGTGCCGCCGGTCGTCGGCGACGACTGGGCCTCGTCATGGCCCTATCTCCGCGGGGTCGCCCTCTTCAACGCCGGCTATTACTGGGAGGCCCACGAGGCCTGGGAGGGCCTCTGGCTCGTCCACGGCCGGAGGGGGCCGGTCGCCGGCACCATCCAGGCCCTCATCAAGCTGGCCGCGGCGGGGGTGAAGGTACGCGAGCGGCAGCCCGCGGGCGTCAGGACCCACGCCTCCGGTGCGGCCAGGCTCTTCGAGGCCGCGCGGGACATGGCCGGCGACCACATCCTCGGCCTCGACCTTCGCCGGTGGGCCGCGATCGCCCGCGACGTCGCCGTAAGTCCTCCGGAAGACGCCGCACCTGCCGGCGAGGCCGTCTCCCGCGTCTTCTCGTTCCGGATCGAGCCTGGCACCGCGCCGCAGGAGGGTCCGCGGACGGTCTTCGACGACGCGGGATGA
- a CDS encoding aldo/keto reductase yields the protein MAEAQGRGTDRRAFLQAGALAAAGSAVTTFGEAAQQPAADRPEDLPRRKLGKTGVEVTILEQGTVLGPGFDRIMRTSYAGGVRAFDTAKVYRSEPLFKKWFAQAPEVRKQIFLVTKDMVRTPSQMRKTVDERLSDLGTDYIDLYLIHGLGDEHPLDQAIAMVKSKELAETADALRKSGKARFIGFSTHHKDRAAILQAAAGGGIVDAIMLQYHPWLDRESALNKAIDACWKKDIGLISMKQIASHNFGDAPKGDILKDVVAKVPMLKERNLSPFQGLLHAIWTDERIACVCTSMRNTDQIRQNIDAARRYEPVKAAEIERLRDVLLAAGPTMCADCDGRCSAAGGTAAELGNITRFLTYHEHHGDRAEARRQFGRLSSEARDWSGADLEAARAACPNRLDFARLLPEAERLLS from the coding sequence ATGGCCGAAGCTCAGGGCCGAGGTACCGATCGCCGTGCGTTCCTCCAGGCGGGCGCACTCGCGGCTGCGGGCTCCGCCGTGACCACGTTCGGCGAGGCCGCCCAGCAGCCGGCCGCCGACCGGCCCGAGGACCTGCCGCGGCGGAAGCTCGGCAAGACGGGCGTCGAGGTCACCATACTGGAGCAAGGTACGGTCCTGGGGCCGGGCTTCGACCGGATCATGCGGACCAGCTACGCCGGGGGCGTCCGCGCCTTCGACACCGCCAAGGTGTACCGCTCCGAGCCCCTCTTCAAGAAGTGGTTCGCCCAGGCCCCCGAGGTCCGCAAGCAGATCTTCCTCGTGACCAAGGACATGGTCCGCACCCCCTCGCAGATGCGGAAGACCGTGGACGAGCGGCTCTCCGACCTGGGCACGGATTACATCGACCTGTACCTGATCCACGGCCTCGGCGACGAGCATCCGCTGGACCAGGCCATCGCGATGGTCAAGAGCAAGGAGCTCGCGGAGACGGCCGATGCCCTGCGGAAGTCCGGCAAGGCCCGCTTCATCGGCTTCTCGACGCACCACAAGGACCGCGCCGCGATCCTCCAGGCCGCGGCCGGGGGGGGGATCGTGGACGCGATCATGCTCCAGTATCACCCCTGGCTCGACCGGGAGTCGGCGCTGAACAAGGCCATCGACGCCTGCTGGAAGAAGGACATCGGCCTCATCTCGATGAAGCAGATCGCCAGCCACAATTTCGGCGACGCCCCCAAGGGGGACATCCTGAAGGACGTGGTCGCCAAGGTGCCGATGCTCAAGGAGCGCAACCTGTCCCCCTTCCAGGGGCTCCTGCACGCCATCTGGACGGACGAGCGGATCGCCTGCGTCTGCACGTCCATGCGGAACACGGACCAGATCCGCCAGAACATCGACGCCGCCCGGCGCTACGAGCCGGTGAAGGCCGCGGAGATCGAGCGGCTCCGCGACGTGCTCCTCGCGGCCGGCCCGACGATGTGCGCGGACTGCGACGGCCGCTGCTCGGCCGCCGGCGGGACGGCGGCGGAGCTCGGGAACATCACGCGGTTCCTCACCTATCACGAGCACCACGGCGATCGCGCCGAGGCGCGCCGCCAGTTCGGCCGGCTCTCTTCCGAGGCCCGCGACTGGAGCGGCGCGGACCTCGAAGCGGCCCGCGCCGCATGCCCCAATCGGCTGGACTTCGCCCGCCTGCTCCCGGAGGCCGAGCGTCTCCTCTCCTGA